The segment gacaaaaatgacaaagggCCCCCTTTAATTTCGGTTCAAAGTAACTAAGAGGCATgcaggtttaagcatgttttaagcatgttttaagcaggtttaagcatgttttaagcatgttttaagcatgttttaagcaattAGCAGCTAAGTGGCTAAGCCCCGAGCTAAGCAGCTAAGAAGCTAAGCAGCATGGCAACACGGGCCACACAGCATTAGAGCCTTTTCCGAGGCCGTCTAGCCGACGAGCACGGACATAATCTAATAATACATGCCTTTATAAGAGGCTAAAGAGCGTTTTCACTCACCCACGTGCAGCCCGGATCTTTCACCCGGAGCAGGTGCGGCCCCAGGCTCCCCACCATGCCGAGCATCCCGTCGGTCGACGTCCCGCCGCTCTAGAAAGGTCGGAATTCAACAATACAGAGCTCAGGAGCTGCTCCGCGTcaccagcaaccgatacaactcggtttaaaacaccattttcatccttacctggaggatgggaggagatgAAGACGTCGACCTGACGGGGAGGCTGCAacgtgtgaaagatggacgccaGCACGAAGGGGCGTGACAaactctcggcgggaacaggaagtggcgtgacaaactctcggcgggaacaggaagGGGCGAGGGAAAGAATGTCGCCGTCCCTCGGCCAAAACAACGGCACAATGACATTTATCAGTCACACAAATGCAAAGATAAtttgacaaaaatgacaaagggCCCCCTTTAATTTCGGTTCAAAGTAACTAAGAGGCATGCAGgtttaagcaggtttaagcatgttttaagcaggtttaagcatgttttaagcatgttttaagcatgttttaagcatgttttaagcatgttttaagcatgttttaagcaggtttaagcatgttttaagcaggtttaagcatgttttaagcaattAGCAGCTAAGTGGCTAAGCCCGGAGCTAAGCAGCTAAGCAGCATGGCAACACGGGCCACACAGCATTAGAGCCTTTTCCGAGGCCGTCTAGCCGACGAGCACGGACATAATCTAATAATACATGCCTTTATAAGAGGCTAAAGAGCGTTCTCACTCACCCACGTGCAGCTCGGATCCTTCCCCCGGAGCAGGTGCGGCCCCAGGCTCCCCACCATGCCGAGCATCCCGTCGGTCGACGTCCCGCCGCTCTAGAAAGGTCGGAATTCAACAATACAGAGCTCAGGAGCTGCTCCGCGTcaccagcaaccgatacaactcggtttaaaacaccattttcatccttACCTGGAGGATCGGAGGAGATGAGGCGTCCACCTGACGGGGAGGCTGCAacgtgtgaaagatggacgccaGCAGGAAGGGGCGTGACAaactctcggcgggaacaggaagtggcgtgacaaactctcggcgggaacaggaagGGGCGTGGCGGCGCCAACAGGAAGGGGCGAGGGAAAGAATGTCGCCGTGCCGTGGCAGGAACACAGAACTGCACCCCCCCCTcggccaattcaattcaaccatTGACAATTCATGATCAGTTACCATTGTGTCTGCCTTAAAAGTATAACTGTGTAACTATTTTCTTAACatttagaatttaaaataaaaaaatataaaaacgaacttcccagatttttttacaaaatattatttgtacgcacatctgaacttataaaaaatCAGGCCCACCCAAATTTTTGCAGGCCCACCCATTAGCTACATTCTGGCTCCGCCACTGCTTATAGGTCCCCAAATCATACAAGTTTCATATTGTGTCATGTCTTCTAATccaattactcaaattattccaggaatcgtttcagccctggTCTCGTTTTggacaacgaaaatgaagacacattttagcagagcttttattttgtagtctACATTTTAGTCCGGTTTTTATTCCTGTACAATATTACattgtatatttaattatcgttatcgtcacatgaccacaaTACGGGAGAGTATCAGGGctagacaggagaaaaatagaaataatattttagaggaggaagattttcttttcattatgcactttgaggaaaaagtggaaatgtagagaaaaatgttgaaatgtcaaaatgaatgtcgaagtacaatttcgagaaaaaagttgaaatttcgagaaagaagtgtaaatgttgagaaaaagctgtgacatctctgcttcctctgagagagactgagccgGTCTGTTTATGTAAtcattgctcaggggtttatgtttatgttcatgttcatgttctggatctctgaaaagcgtctagagacaaacatctgttgtattagacgctatagaaataaagttgaattgaattgaattgaattgaattgaattgaattgaattgaattgaattgaattgaattgaattgaattgaattgaattgaattgaattgaattgaattgaattgaattgaattgaattgaccctcctcctccttccagggtggagcctgctggacaacgatggctgacaccaggtctgaggaagtgtaagtgtgtttttattcaaccgtcttcactccttcatgagtccatcagtgatcaataactgatcaataataactgcagctgcttgtttgttctctccatcagattcctgtcgactcaccgtcgacacaaacacagtccacaacaagatcaaactgtctgatgacaacaggaagatgatgttggtgggggaggatcagtcgtatcctgatcatccacaCAGGTTTGATCTCTGtgatcagctgctgtgtagagaagttctgacgggtcgctgtcactgggaggtccagtggagcggacgtgtttctgtatcagtgagttacagaagaatcagcaggaaaggagGCTCTGATGACTGTAGGTTTGGAggaaacgatcattcctggagtctggactgttcTCCAGGTGGTCGGTACCGgctccttcacaataaaagaggAACATcttccccctccccccctcctcccgtcaggagggggggaggggggggggtggtgtttAGAGGCCCCGGGAGTGCCCAGCGGGCACTCCCGGGGCCTCTAgacaccaccccccccccctcctcccgtcGGGGGGGGAGGGTGGCTGGGCCTCTAAACAGGTGTCTAGAGGCCCCAGCGGGCACTCCCCGGGGCCTCTAGacaccaccccccccacccccccccccccccccccctgacagAGACTGAGCCGGTCtgacccccgtcctcctcctcctgtcagGGTGGTGGagcctgatgctgctgctgctgctgctgctgctggaccaTCCAGACAGGTCTGATCTCTGGGAGCAGCTGCTGTgtggagaagttctgacgggtcgctgctactgggaggtccagtggagcggagAGGTTTATGTATCAGTCATCATATGTATCAGATCATTCCTGGAGGCTGGACTGTTCTCCAGGTGGTCGGTACCGgctccttcacaataaaagaggaacatccaccacctcctcatctccatgtccagactctggcagagcagcagtttacgtggacgttcctgctggaactctgtccttctatgaatgatgatgatgatgatgatgatgatgatgatgatgatgatgatgatgatgatgatgatgatgatgatgatgatgatgatgatgatgaagatgatgaagatgatgatgatgatgatgatgatgattctaGTAAATGGGAAAAATTGTCCCCGGTCCCCCCCGGGGACCGGGATCCTTTATGACTGTCCTTACATAATTCTTGCACACGTATACTTTTAgcatgaatcctacgcactcttttataaatgaggccccgtCTGCAGAGGAAAAGATAATCAGGACCGGCTTTGTCCCATCAGAGAAACTGCAGACATTATCCAGATCCCTCCGGATCCTTTCTGAGCCCAACCACGGACCCCCCACCCCACATGTTTCTGCTTATTCtctttattataagtctgagtTACCAAAGATTTGAATGATTTCTTTTTAGATAAGTGAATCATAAACATGAAtttcatctgattttaattcatatccaaCAAGACACAGTGGCAATCTTCATTTAGCCTTCTGTCCAACATCTGGTCATCAatttaatataacatttagatccaaaactctggaatgactTGAATGAGTCGCTGAAGTCGACATTATCTTTTACCTCCTTCAGAAAGTTATTAAAGACATCTTATTCTGTCTTAACCTTcaatgggcccgatttactaaaggtttgcgtgtgttaaaacgtgtgcaaacttgacagcacccgcaaaccaaagtgccagctgatctacaaacatcgtgcaaagacgactgcgtctctgaaatgagcaaaattgcacacgctgttcatttagtacttttgccctgatgaataatcaatatggtaCGATCAccgtttgtttagtttttttggttcggttggtttggtttagtgtttttttatttgatattcttcacctgtaaatACTATTATTTACTGGAATGTTGACGTTtgatcataaatgagattttcacctcattattcttgttttattcttgattctgaCTCTGTCTCGGGGcggtttagaaatgtaaattcctcaTTCACTGGACCCACAACTTTCACACGCtcatccattttcacttctcggctactattattacctgaactaattaaaacaaaatctaaGTACAATTCGATTATGACACTTGATTCCAAATGTAGTTTTTCCAACAAATTGTAGTATTTTCTCCTAAAACGTGGTTTAGCGGTTAATAAAGCATCCAGttatcaaatgttcataaacagacataaCTGTGCTGGCGTCTGATTCATAAACGTCACCATTTCATCTGGAATAACCAGAGTGTTAAATATCAGGGTTCAGGTCTCCCCCGGGACCGGGGACCGCTGGAAAAACCACTGAAAGAACCACAAAAGCCTCAAACTCACcggaccggagtaaccggagaaggaaccggaggaacattttttaaagctatctgttttatttatttatctatctatctcttataatgtttttttattatttttttttattgttgtggactgattattttttagccttaatccttgaactttgacCTTTTTATACATTGGATACATTCTAtgttgtatgtcagggtgcattggtctcccagcttttatctttttggtcttgcttgtttttcaatcaaaatgtcaaagcacctcgtgttttcatgtacccggatgagaggtgctatatgaatcaaatgtgattgatgattgaagttcagcttcatcacttcttctctcagtgtgatcataaatgagattttctttgatcTCATTATTTGTAGTACTTTttttcggccaccagagggAGCCAAAACGCGGCCCAGAAAATCCGGTGCAGTACTGTTTTCGGCCGCCAGAGGTCTCCACTGTGCGGGCCAAAAATGggctatggtaccaggaccgtggACTTTTTTTTCGGCCAGCTGGCTTTAACAATGCTCAGCACGTAAATAGTGGGGGGGCTTAATCGTGGGAGGTCAAGGATTAACGGAGAGCGAGGTTCCCGAGCCGGCTCTGGGAGGGCTTTTTTTCCTCGATCCAAACCCGCGAGGGTTTTTGGATGGGGGTTCTGGGGGTCGGAGCCGGCtggtggacgggggggggggggggtttgacaGCTGGGTGTCGTGGGGTGTCGGATCAGTCGGATCCCGGCGGGGGAACGGGCATTTTGACCGGGTTTGATCGGTTTGATGCGCCGTTGACGCGGCGGAGCGCATCTGGTTTGACAGCTGGGGGATCCGGCTTAGATCAGCAGGTTCCCGGCGGTCAAAGCAGCTGGATCCtctggggtccgtcccaggtcggacccccgtgggatcacgggcattttgaccgggtttgatcggtttgatccccgggaAGCGACAGgatgcgcacaggatgcgccACGGAGGACGCGCCTGGCGCCCGCACGTGCGGTTGCGGGGTCCGAATCCCGCTTTCCCCGCTGCAGATCGGGCTGAAATTCCggtggtcggtccccgggagcccctgccacCAGTTActccggtcggaaccggtccgattgcccggttaaagccgccgtGCCGTGATGCGCGACGCTCCAGCCGACTTCCGGGTTCCCAAAGCGCAATTCTGCAGGTGGAGGAGAGACGAGCTGGTCCCGGACAGTAAAGACCCAGTGTTCTGCTTTGTCTTCAATAAACATGCCAAAACGGCTAAAGATGATCCACATCTTCCTCCGTGCATGTGTTTCACGGAGCGGgatgctcctgctgctgctgttaccatgctgTTACCATGCTGTTAccatgctgttaccatggtaactggTATAACACTGTGGTTGCTGGCGTCTGATTTATAAACATCATCATTTCATCTGGAATTACCAGAGTGTGAAATATCAGAAATGGATCTTGTTATCCTTCTTACACACGGGGAGGttttaacaacatttattccAATAACGGCCAAAGAACACGGCTGCTGcggctgtgacgtcaccagGTCCGTCTGTATGTACAATTACTATTATATACTGTTCTTATAGGTCCCCAAATCACACAAGTTTCATATTGTACACTTTTACTAAGGATCTTATATCTGGTTTGACTGTCTTATGTCTAATTACAAGTTTCAGataaaagagacaaaaactttataaaatgtacacacacacgtatttgTACAGTTCACAAACGTGAACAGTCATGTTGTGTTTGTTCAGTATACGTCATGTGCTTGAAGAAAGGAGGAGGAAAtgaccttttttttatcatcttttATTGTTACAACTTTCACAGGACTTGAAGAAAAACGACAAACTGGTTCATTACTCTCGTATTTTCACCTTACACTCGTTTAACAAGTTGTGAGCTTGCACTTTATCAAGTGTCATGCTGTTACACTTGTACCACTCACCGTGTTGTTGTCAAAACTGAACATCTTACCGGGAATATATTGGTCttaagttaaaatgtctcgtttttAGTCAGGAAAAATCTCatgacacttaaaacaagtggtTACTGGACAGAAACAACCATTTTCGCCCGTTTCACGTATTTTCCCAAGATAAAACGTACAAATCTACTCCAAACAGTTAAAAATGCTCAAATCAGTTATTTTCCTGCCAACGAGGCCTGTTTGCAGGTGTGATGAgatttgactcaaaatcagaatcagaatcagaatcagaatcagctttattggccaggttcgaacattgtccaacaaggaatttgattcggttatttcgctctttggtagtaaaaaaaaaataaaaaataaaaaataaacaataaacaaataaacaataaacaaatgtggtattactatatacatataaacattttaacattttaaggtgcagcagtttgaggtagtgataaaagaaggatagttctgaataaaaataagaataagtataagaataaagtataagtataacctatatacaattttaacagacaaattatacaaaaaatacaaaaaattatacaaaaggaagtacaaaagtgagaggtgcagcagagtgaggcagacatgattattaacgattttattgcacgtgtttggttactctgagacttattatttgtgggagttcatcagagcaaccgcttgcgggaagaaactgtctttgtgtctggaggttttggcgtacagtgctctgtagcgccgtccagaggggaggagttggaacaggcggtgtcccgggtgtgaggggtctgcagagattcgacctgcccgtttcctggtcctggaccggtacaggtcgtcgatagatgggaggttagtcccaactatcctctctgcagtcctgatggtccgttgcagtctgtgcctgtccagtttggtggctgatccaaaccagacagtgatggaggagcagagaacagactggattattgcagtgtaaaatgtgatcagcagctgctgtggcaggttgaacttcctgagctgccgcaggaagtacaacctctgctgcgccttcttcctgatggagttgatgtgggtggaccacttcaggtcccgggagatggtggaccccaggaacttgaaggagtctgtggaggagacggtgctgttgaggatggtgagggggaggagtggcagtgggtttttcctgaagtccactgtcaactccacagtcttgagcgggttcagttccaggtggttccgaccgcaccagtggaccagctgatccacctcccgtctgtacgcggactcgtcaccttcccggatcaggccgatgacggtggtgtcgtccgcgtacttcaggagcttcacagacgagtcccctgaggtgcagtcgttagtgtatagggagaagagcagtggtgagaggacgcacccctggggggcgccagtgctgatggtacgggtgctggatgtgatgctccccagcctcacctgctgcctcctgtcactcaggaagctggtaatccactgacaggtgggggcaggcacggtgagctgggtgagcttctggtggaggattgcgggagcgatcgtgttgaacgcagagctgaagtccacaaacaggatccttgcataagtccctgaggtgtcgagatgacgcaggatgtaatgcagtcctatgttgactgcgtcatccaccgacctgtttgcccggtaggcaaactgcagggggtcgagcagggagcctgtggtgtctttcaggtggctcaacaccagtcgctcaaaggtcttcatgaccacagacgtcagggcgacgggtctgtagtcatttagacctgtgatggtgggtttcttggggactgggatgatggtggagcgtttgaagcatgagggcacctcacacagctccagggaccggttAAAGATCCGTGTGAAGGTGGGAGCCAGCTGCTCGGCGCAGGCTCTCAGGCAGGAGGGCGACACGCCGTCCGGGCCTGGAGCCTTCCTGATCTTCTGCCTTTTGAACAGCCGGCACACGTCTTCCACTGAGATCTTCAGTGCAGGAAGACGTGTGCCGGCTGTTCAAAAGGCAGAAGATCAGGAAGGCTCCAGGCAAAATGAGACatattaactagaaataagagcaATATACTAGTTGGTGTTACTTAACCACTAGTTAGGCGGgttttcctactaatttcaagtcaaaatccacttgaaacaggtggaaattgtgtcaaataagtcattttcctggtaatgagtcttgtttaaagtgttagctgctagttagtcgctaagtagcggctaacaAGCACCAACTAGCAgctaacactttaaacaagactcattactggaaaaaaactacaattttcacccgtttcaaagtagatttccacttgaaacaagtagaaaaatcaggttttcctactaatttcaagttaaaatccacttgaaacgggtggaaattgtgtcaaataagttattttcctggtagTTATTCCTGgtaattactggaaaaaactacaattttcacctgtttcaaagtaaatttccacttaaaattagtaggacaatctgcatgtggaacaagataaatcttgttccacatgcagattgtcCTACTAATTTTAAGTGAGAATCCACTTAACATAAGTAGTAACCTAAACAACACTTACCTTGCAGCTACCTAACACTAAGACctgaaacaagagtcatcactggaaaaaactaaaattttcaactgtttcaaagtagatttccacttgaaacgagtagaaaaatcaggttttcccactaatttcaagttaaaatccacttgaaacgggtggaaattgtgtcaaataagttattttcctggtaatgagtcttgttaaaAGTGTTAGCTGCTAGTTGGTGCTTGTTAGTcactaagtagcggctaactagctgctagttagtcgctaagtagcggctaaccagcagctagttagccgctaaccactagaggctaacacttgaaacaagactctttactggaaaaaactacaattttcacctgtttcaaagtagatttccacttgaaacaagtagaaaaatcaggttttcctactaatttcaagttaaaatccacttgaaacgggtggaaattgtgtcaaataagttattttcctggtaacgagtcttgtttaaagtgttagcTGCTAGTTGGTGCTTGTTAGtcgctaagtagcggctaactagcttctagttagtcactaagtagcggctaactagcttctagttagtcactaagtagcggctaactagcttctagttagtcgctaagtagcggctaaccagcagctagttagccgctaagtagcggctaaccaCTAGAGGCCaacacttgaaacaagactcattacttgaaaaaaattacaattttcacctgtttcaaagttAATTTCCACTTCAAATAAGTAGgacaatctgcatgtggaacaagataaatcttgttccacatgcagattgtcCTACTCATTTGAAGTGAGAATCCACTTAATACAAGTAGAAAaacctgccagtggaacaagacttttttgcttgtaatgagaacatttatcttgttccactggcagatgttcctacttgtttcaagtgaaaatccacgtgaaacaggtgaaaattgtccaaTCAGTTACTTTCCTGGCTAACCAACACTTACCACGCAGCTACCTAACactaacactttaaacaagactcatcactggaaaaaacaacaatttcctcccgtttcaaagtagattttcactggaaataggtaggaaaaatctgccagtggaacaagatttatcttgttcccttggcagatttttcctacttgtttcaagtgagaatccacttgaaacaagtggcaattgtcaaataagtcgTTTTTCTGGTagtgagtcttgtttaaagggtttctggactaaaaatgagacattttaagctAGAAATCAGACTACTGGTAA is part of the Cololabis saira isolate AMF1-May2022 unplaced genomic scaffold, fColSai1.1 scf112, whole genome shotgun sequence genome and harbors:
- the LOC133438623 gene encoding uncharacterized protein LOC133438623 encodes the protein MRHFKLEIRLLVKMFCSGCEWINSFICAGRPEQLKKSTPTIRRHPSFRTVRVEPAGQRWLTPGLRKYSCRLTVDTNTVHNKIKLSDDNRKMMLVGEDQSYPDHPHRFDLCDQLLCREVLTGRCHWEVQWSGRVSVSVSYRRISRKGGSDDCRFGGNDHSWSLDCSPGGWWSLMLLLLLLLLDHPDSSRDRLKIRVKVGASCSAQALRQEGDTPSGPGAFLIFCLLNSRHTSSTEIFSAGRRVPAVQKAEDQEGSRQNETY